The genomic DNA GGTCCGCGGGGTCCTCCAACCCCACGGAAAGCCGGACGGTGGTGTCGCTGATGCCGGCGGCTGCCCGCGCCGCGGCCCCCATCCGGCAGTGGGTCATCGCGGCCGGGTGGGCCACGAGGGAGCGGGTGTCACCGAGGTTGGCCACCAGCTTGAAGACGCCGAGTGCGTCGATGAAGCGCTCCACGACCCCCGCCGCATCCGAGCCGTCGCCAGCGGCGAGATCGAACGCGAACACGGCACCGGTGCCAGCCGAGAAGTCCCGCGAGGCCACCGCCACGGAAGGGTGCTCCGGGTGGCGTGCGGCCCGCACGGCAGGGTGGTGGACGGCTGCGACGGCCGGATGCTCCGCCAGGTGCCGCGCCAGAACCTCGGCATTGGCGCTGTGCTGGGCCATGCGCAGGGGCAGGGTCTCGATACCGCGGCTAATCTCCGCGGCCGCCGCCGGAGCGATGCAGGGCCCGACATCGTGCAGGTACTTGCTACGCACCAGCATCGCGAACGCCAGCTGCCCGTACCGCTGCACCAGCGTCTGGTCCCCGACGTAGCGCTCCTTTGGCCCCGCCAGTTGCTGCCACTTGGCGGGATCCGCCGCCCAATCGAACCGGCCGGCGTCCACGATGACCCCGCCCAAGGCGGCGCCGTGGCCGCCAAGGAACTTGGTGGCCGAGTGCACGACGACGTCGGCCCCGTGGGCGATCGGGTTCAGCAGTGCCGGCGTGGCGAGCGTGTTGTCCACGACCAGCGCCGCCCCGGCCGCGTGCGCGAGGTCAGCAATCGCGGGCACATCCGCGGGCTCCGCCAACGGATTCGAGATGGATTCCACCAGGACCGCCCGGGTCTGCGGACCGATGGCCTCGCGCCAGGCGTCGAGATCGTGCTGGTCCACGAAGTCCACGTGGTACCCGAAGTCCGCGAACGTGTCCGTCAGCAGGTCCACCGTTCCCCCATACAGCTGGCGGGCCGCCACCAGATGGCGCGGACCGGCGTCGTACCCCGGGCCGCCGGGACGTTCAGCGTCGCCGCGGCCGGCGAGCGCCATGAGGGCCAGCGCGACGGCGGACTGACCGGAGGCGGTGGCGACGGCGGCGACGCCGCCCTCCAGCGCCGCGAGGCGCTGCTCCAGCACTGCGACGGTGGGGTTGCCGGTCCGCGTGTAGGTGAACCCGGCTCGCGTCAGGGCAAACATTTCCGCGGCCGCGGCGTAGGACTCGAACTCGTACGCTGTACTCGCGTAGACCGGCGTGGCCACGGGGTAGTGCGGGCCGGCGGGGGTGTAGCCGGCGTGAATGCTGGTGGTCGAACTCATGAGGGGCTCCTCAGCTCGTCGGTGGTGTGCTGATCGTCGGCGGCGGGCCGGGCGCTGCCTGCGTGGGCGTCGGCGCCCGGCCCGCCGTGGGTGCTCGCGGCGAGCGGGCCGTTAGGCCGGCTGGGCGGCCAGGTCCACGGAGCGGACCGAGGCGGTGGCGGCGACGAGGTTCTTCAGCGAGGCCACCGTCTCCTCGTACCCGCGGGTCTTCAGCCCGCAGTCCGGGTTCACCCAAAGCTGGCGCTCTCCGACGCTGGCGAGGGCGATGCGCAGCAGCTCCTCCACTTCGCCGGCCGAGGGCACGCGGGGCGAGTGGATGTCATAGACGCCGGGACCCACACCGCGGCCGAACCCGAACTCCTGCAGGTCCGCCGCGACCTCCATCTTGGAGCGGGCCGCCTCGATGGAGGTGACGTCCGCGTTCAGGCCGTCAATTCCGGAGATCACCTCGCCGAACTCCGAGTAGCAGAGGTGGGTGTGAATCTGCGTGTCCACGCGGACGGAAGAGGTGGCCAGCCGGAACGCGTTGACGGACCAGTCCAGGTAGGCCGGCTGGTCGGCCGCGCGCAGCGGCAGCAGTTCGCGCAACGCGGGCTCGTCCACCTGAATGGCGGCGATGCCAGCGGCCTCCAGGTCAGCGACCTCGTCGCGCAGGGCCAGCGCCACCTGATTGGCCGTCTCGGCGAGCGGCTGATCGTTGCGAACGAACGACCACGCGAGGATGGTCACCGGCCCGGTGAGCATCCCCTTGACCGGCTTCTGGGTGAGTGACTGCGCGTACTCGATCCACGGGACGGTGAACGCCTCCGGCCGCGACACATCGCCCCACAAGATGGAGGGGCGGGTGCAGCGCGAGCCGTAGGACTGCACCCAGCCGTGCTCCGTGGCCGCGAACCCGTCAAAGTTCTCCGCGAAGTACTGGACCATGTCATTGCGCTCCGGTTCGCCGTGCACCAGCACGTCGAGACCGATCTCCTCCTGCAGGTCGATGACCCGCTTGATCTCCGCGCGGAGAAACTCGTCATACTCCTCATTCGTCAGCGATCCGGCGCGGTGGGCGGCACGGGCCTTGCGGACCTCGCCCGTCTGCGGGAAGGAACCGATGGTGGTGGTCGGCAGCGCCGGCAGGCTCAGGCGCTCGGCCTGGGCCGCCGCCCGATCGGCGGCATCGGCGCGGGTCGCGTCCTCGGTCGTGATGGCCGCGGTGCGCTGCCGCACCTCGGCGCGCCGCACGCCCTCGGCCGCGGCACGCTCGGCCTTCGCGTCCTCCGACTCCTGGATCTGAGCCGCGACCTCGGCCGAGCGGTTCGGGCCCTGCTCGACGCCGGCGGCCAGCGTCAGCACCTCGCTCACCTTCTGGTCGGCGAACGCCAGCCAGTGCGGCAGCGGGGACGGCAGGTTGGTCTCAGCGGCGACGTCGTGCGGGACGTGCAGCAGGGAGGTGCTGGTGGCCACCGAGGCATCTGCCTCGAGGGAGGTGAGCAAGTCAGCGGAGGCGGCCAGATCGTTCCGCCAGACGTTGCGTCCGTCCACGATGCCGGCGACGAACCGGGTGTCCCCCAGCGCCTGCAGCGCCTCGGTGCCGGGGCGTGCGCCGCGAACGAGGTCCGCGTGGACGGCATCGACGCCGGCGGCGGCGAGTTCGGCGAGCGCCTGCCCCGGCGCGGCCGGGTCGCCCGCCGTGCCGTAGCCCGTGGTGACGAACAGTCCCGGGCGGGTGCCGGCGTCGTACCCCGCGGCATCGGCGAGCTCGCGGTAGGCGAGCACGGCGTCGTCAACGTGGGCGCTGCCGTGCTCGGTGGTGAGGGCTGGCTCGTCCAGCTGCACCCAGTCGGCCCCCGCGTCGGCCAGCTGCGCGATGACGCCGCGGTAGGCCGCGACGACGTCGTTCAGGCGATCGATCGGCCGGAAGGTCTCCGGCGCGCCGTCGGCCGCCTTTGCCAAGAGCAGGTAGGTCACGGGCCCGACGAGCACGGGGCGGAGCGTGGCGCCGCGGGCCCGATGGCGCCGCACGATCCCGGCGAGGCGGTCGGCCAGCGCGGCAAAGCTGGTCTCCGGTCCGATCTCGGGGACCAGGTAGTGATAGTTCGTGTCGAACCACTTGGTCATCTCCAGCGGGGCGCGCTCGGCGTCACCGCGGGCCAGCGTGAAGTACGCGTCGAGGCCAATTTCCCCGCCCGGCCCGGCCAGGTCAGCAAATCGGGCCGGGAGGGCGCCCAAGGCGGCCGTGGTGTCCAGCACCTGGTCGTACAGCGCAAAGTCCGCGGGAATGGCCGAGGACTCGGTCAGACCCAGCGCGCGCAGCCGCTCCACGGTGGCGTCCTGCAGCGACGCGGCGGCGGACTCCAGCTCCGCCTCGGTGCTGCGGCCGGCCCAGTAGGACTCGACGGCGCGCTTGAGCTCGCGCCGGGGGCCGATGCGCGGGTAGCCGAGGATGGTGGCGTTCGGGAACGTGGTCATGGTGACTCCTAGGGTGAGTGGGTTGAAATCAAAGGGAATGTGTTGGTGTGGCGGCCGGCTCAGGCGTGGGCGAGCGGCCGGTTCGCGGCCTCCGCGTAGGCGCTAGCCAACGCATTGGCGTCGCCGAAATCTGCGCCCGCCGCGTCCGCCGTCCCGGCGCCCGTGAGGCCGAGCTGGTCCACGACGGCGACGGAATCCACCGCGTCGTTGAACGTGTACAGGTGCAGGCCGGGGGCTCCTGCCACGAAGGCTTCATGGGCCAACGCGGCCGCGTGGTCGATCCCGATGCGGCGACGCTCGGCATCAGTCGACGCCCGCTCCAGCCGTGCCAGCAGCGCGGCGTCGGGGGCCAGCCCGGCCAGTTCCGCCAGCCGGGTCAGCCGCCGCACACTGTTGACGGGCATGATCCCCGGCACGATGGGGATCCGTACCCCGGCGGCGCGGGCGGCCGCCACGAGGTGGGCGTATTCGGCCGCGTCGAAGAAAATCTGGGTAATGGCAAAGTTCGCGCCCGCCCGTTCCTTGGCCAGCAACACCTCGACGTCGTGTTGGAAGCTCGGCGACTCGGGGTGGCGCGTGGGGTACGCGGCCACACCGATCGCCAGCCGCCCCGCGGCCAGCGAGGCGGAGCGGCGCGCCTCCACCTCGCGGATCAGCTCCACGAGGTACCGGGCGAAGGGCAGCTCGCCCGGCCCGACGGCGTCGTGCCCCGGGGGTAGATCGCCGCGCAGGGCCAACACCCCGCGCACCCCGAGTGCCACGAGGTGATTGACCAGGCGGTCCAGGGAGGCGCGGCTCTCCCCCACGCACGTCAGGTGGGCCAGCGGGCGCAGTCGGGTGTGTTCGATCAGGTGTCCGATCAGCTCGACGGAGGCCCGCCGCCGGGCGGGGCTCCCGTTGTAGGTGACGGACACGTAGTCGGGTGCCGTGGCCTCCAGCGCCGCAATCGTCTCGACGAGGCTGCCGGCGGCCGCCTCATTCCGGGGCGGATAGAGCTCGTAGGACAACGACGGTGCCGTCGATGCCTGCAGATCTGTCATCGTCTCTCCTCGCAGTTAGTGCGAAGGAGTACGCCACGCACACCCACCGGGTACGACGACGGTGGGCGTGGGGACCGTGGATGCGTCTCCATCGCTTCTGGCGGTAGCACCGTTCCGAGCCGGCAGGGCCGGGTCCGGATGGTTGCTGCGGCGTCGTCGAGCCAGATCTCTCAGCCGCTCTGGATGGGTTGTGGAACCAGACTGCGGTGCCGGCGGGAGAACGGACAAATGAGTCGGCGGCGGGCGCTTCACAGTGCTGCACATGACCCGCGATGACTCCGTGTGGCCGGATGTGTCCCCCGGAAATCCGGGGTGCCGCGTCTCACGCGCGTCATAAGACGTGATGATGACGCGGTACGTCGCGGTGTACCCGCGCCTGCGCCGGGAAACCGGCCGCGCCCGCAAAGAACGGCCGCAGCCTGCGCCGCTGGTAGCGTATGGCCCGTGCACACCACGATCCGAGCGCGGCTTCGCAGGGTCATCGCCATCTGGGCGGTGGCCCTGATCGTCGTCCTCGTGGCGGCCGGCGTGGCCATCGCCGTCGTCAATGCCAAGCACTTTGGTCCCGAACGCGTGGTGGCTGACTACGTGGCCGCTCTCCAGGAGGGCGACGGCGCCACCGCGCTCGGCTACCTCAACCTCGACGCCCCGGCCGAAGGCAATGGCCTGATGCTCTCCCGCGAACCGCTGGCGGCCTCCGCTGCGGCCCTCGGCGACGTGCAGATCGAGGAAGAAGACCGGGAGGGGGACCGCGCGTCTGTGCGGGTCTCCTACGGCGTAGAAGGCCGCGGCTACCACACCGACTTCCGGCTGGTGCGCACCGGCCAGCAGTGGCTGTTCTTCGACCAGTGGGACTTGCAGGTGGGAAAGCTGCCGCAGGTGCAGGTCAACGCGGCCAACACCACGGACGTTGTGGTCAACGGGACTGAGGCACCGCTCGAGGCCGGCGCGGCGACCTTCCCGGTCCTCCCGCCGGCGATCGTCACCGCGTCCTTTGAGCAGCAATTCTTCCGGGCGGAGGAAACCAGCCGCATTGTCACCGAGTACAGCGACGCCGAGGATCCCGTTCAGTTGGTGTCACAGCCCACTCAGGCGCTGACGGA from Zhihengliuella flava includes the following:
- a CDS encoding nuclear transport factor 2 family protein, whose product is MHTTIRARLRRVIAIWAVALIVVLVAAGVAIAVVNAKHFGPERVVADYVAALQEGDGATALGYLNLDAPAEGNGLMLSREPLAASAAALGDVQIEEEDREGDRASVRVSYGVEGRGYHTDFRLVRTGQQWLFFDQWDLQVGKLPQVQVNAANTTDVVVNGTEAPLEAGAATFPVLPPAIVTASFEQQFFRAEETSRIVTEYSDAEDPVQLVSQPTQALTDEVDQQVRAYLDGCTEQQVLMPAGCPLAYDTVDRVDASTIDWEVERYPEIQITGFDGGWVLAPLEADVSLQLTEQDLATGAMTDVDVTETYTFTAKLDVSTSNVTVTPVAVE
- the metE gene encoding 5-methyltetrahydropteroyltriglutamate--homocysteine S-methyltransferase → MTTFPNATILGYPRIGPRRELKRAVESYWAGRSTEAELESAAASLQDATVERLRALGLTESSAIPADFALYDQVLDTTAALGALPARFADLAGPGGEIGLDAYFTLARGDAERAPLEMTKWFDTNYHYLVPEIGPETSFAALADRLAGIVRRHRARGATLRPVLVGPVTYLLLAKAADGAPETFRPIDRLNDVVAAYRGVIAQLADAGADWVQLDEPALTTEHGSAHVDDAVLAYRELADAAGYDAGTRPGLFVTTGYGTAGDPAAPGQALAELAAAGVDAVHADLVRGARPGTEALQALGDTRFVAGIVDGRNVWRNDLAASADLLTSLEADASVATSTSLLHVPHDVAAETNLPSPLPHWLAFADQKVSEVLTLAAGVEQGPNRSAEVAAQIQESEDAKAERAAAEGVRRAEVRQRTAAITTEDATRADAADRAAAQAERLSLPALPTTTIGSFPQTGEVRKARAAHRAGSLTNEEYDEFLRAEIKRVIDLQEEIGLDVLVHGEPERNDMVQYFAENFDGFAATEHGWVQSYGSRCTRPSILWGDVSRPEAFTVPWIEYAQSLTQKPVKGMLTGPVTILAWSFVRNDQPLAETANQVALALRDEVADLEAAGIAAIQVDEPALRELLPLRAADQPAYLDWSVNAFRLATSSVRVDTQIHTHLCYSEFGEVISGIDGLNADVTSIEAARSKMEVAADLQEFGFGRGVGPGVYDIHSPRVPSAGEVEELLRIALASVGERQLWVNPDCGLKTRGYEETVASLKNLVAATASVRSVDLAAQPA
- a CDS encoding aminotransferase class V-fold PLP-dependent enzyme, which codes for MSSTTSIHAGYTPAGPHYPVATPVYASTAYEFESYAAAAEMFALTRAGFTYTRTGNPTVAVLEQRLAALEGGVAAVATASGQSAVALALMALAGRGDAERPGGPGYDAGPRHLVAARQLYGGTVDLLTDTFADFGYHVDFVDQHDLDAWREAIGPQTRAVLVESISNPLAEPADVPAIADLAHAAGAALVVDNTLATPALLNPIAHGADVVVHSATKFLGGHGAALGGVIVDAGRFDWAADPAKWQQLAGPKERYVGDQTLVQRYGQLAFAMLVRSKYLHDVGPCIAPAAAAEISRGIETLPLRMAQHSANAEVLARHLAEHPAVAAVHHPAVRAARHPEHPSVAVASRDFSAGTGAVFAFDLAAGDGSDAAGVVERFIDALGVFKLVANLGDTRSLVAHPAAMTHCRMGAAARAAAGISDTTVRLSVGLEDPADLIADLDQALLTVHSSTLTTEGSVRA
- a CDS encoding methylenetetrahydrofolate reductase, whose protein sequence is MTDLQASTAPSLSYELYPPRNEAAAGSLVETIAALEATAPDYVSVTYNGSPARRRASVELIGHLIEHTRLRPLAHLTCVGESRASLDRLVNHLVALGVRGVLALRGDLPPGHDAVGPGELPFARYLVELIREVEARRSASLAAGRLAIGVAAYPTRHPESPSFQHDVEVLLAKERAGANFAITQIFFDAAEYAHLVAAARAAGVRIPIVPGIMPVNSVRRLTRLAELAGLAPDAALLARLERASTDAERRRIGIDHAAALAHEAFVAGAPGLHLYTFNDAVDSVAVVDQLGLTGAGTADAAGADFGDANALASAYAEAANRPLAHA